In Schizosaccharomyces osmophilus chromosome 2, complete sequence, the following proteins share a genomic window:
- the myp2 gene encoding myosin II heavy chain Myo3, with translation MSYLSRDDSGYAKHSIENIVNGKTVENAARKASFDERTWVWISDPEDVYLRAWIEEKLNSNSQYKVRLEKDGSERIVDSKSTGEVNPPKFDMVNDMAELTCLNEPSVIHNLIQRYERDLIYTYSGLFLVAVNPYRSLPIYGDDIVKKYHAKQFPEVKPHIFRVADIAYRNLLEREQDQSILVTGESGAGKTETTKKVIQYLTAITGTSSNDSQLLENKILDTNPVLEAFGNAQTVRNNNSSRFGKFIRIEFSIDGSIVGANLDWYLLEKSRVTNPSPNERNYHIFYQLLRGSDDNLLREFFLERSVDKYTYLKNCAKFVSGVDDASEFRQVCAGLTTLGFSAEDTKQLYTAIAAVLHLGNIEVASDRAGQARFPSLTHIDQLCHLLGIPPEAFINAVLHPKTKAGREWIVNARTKEQVLHTLQSLAKSLYERNFAFLVDKLNRTMYQTQNDNKYFIGVLDIAGFEIFAHNSFEQLCINYTNEKLQQFFNHYMFILEQEEYSQEKIEWDFVDYGNDLQPTIDVIEKSEPIGILSCLDEDCVMPMTTDNTFTEKLHLLLKGKSDIYHPKRFSSEGFVLRHYAGNVVYSTEGWLEKNKDPLNSNLANLISQSSNMHISSLFSDYSSGNTLNGDHYEKKGIFRTVSQRHRRHLNTLMKQLEATQPHFVRCIIPNSIKKPKFIEKGLVLNQLRCNGVLEGIRIAQTGFPNKLLYTEFRSRYGILSNTLERGYVEAKKATVAIIKELDLSRSVYRLGKTKVFFKANVLGFLEDRRNAMLRNIFKAFSSTIRGFLVRRRLYRLNHRQDAAIVLQHNLRELNVLGKHPWWHLFLKLKPLLGTTQTDEYLRRKDALINNLRIQLEKAELVSVELEANRQQISSISKELSEEQAVSKEKEILVERANSRVEVINERLSDLVEQLHISHDKYTSLYNEKKETDEQFEKSKSLTNHLQGLISTLQEKLDSSVAANEETKRKYKEMESSHINLQADYEHYAQLLDSQRSTLAEEQTKLDRLKQSKNKLEEEILFKGNLHKAEVDEYKSENSSLKNQCNIYESQIASLVSDYSRTESELNKKESEILMFQTELAEYRDQLASSLKKRASDALGEEEALSLDSQESTYSSSSTTLSILKDVQELKTLHSKEAVQLSGRIKDVTQLLEQSMATEDKLRLKNNELSDIVEALKYQMQEQDREILEANAANVNLQKTNDVLEKNATDFIDLQSVKTRYECKVSELFSQLHKERKRAEQLKTKLESFGNNEKENYHHGISKENEPMKGTRKESLRRITDLLSSAMNSSTFEKYHLEMLLNALQQQISEFDLSLPQKSLLSSNLESLKRRSSVGRNIEPALSPSKTNNGDSSNLTKMLQGSPSKRSGKMEALIRNFDQNNTSFLFEPNKEEGNQKSMNLRSEIMKLNFNLEEAKRNGILDSSTVDSGVTAAMQSLLEENQALKATATTNVSIESSPGEQEQLLNEVPARLQGDLRRHFDQLRQSKETLLKLHNITEDKLHSADLALKETTKERDHLLRNFSTPTKPSFIVNDETEDLGFDSSDGLDEQKLEEVNLLRMRKLESALSKYRNRLGEFQLRHENSESSIHKLERAKMGLSNKLAERETYIAELLGTRKKMEMALLESNAKQKEFEILYYERNNDLLEIRQHREKLMKQIDEFNAVRVQDLEERERKDELLFQRYQKELNGFKVQLEEEREKNLRIRQNNRHVHLEVGELRTKVDGLILEKTGLVKETSRLQSEMQSMYKVKNNSSAAHRTAQSQLLNLTSQLQEIREVNEHLRSEQNNLLNEKRSLEQKVQEVTSQLNNSKFSEYSPELADTEKEMADLRASMEQKDELLTSLVDRMKQMEFFASETQKDSNQHREENLNLHRQTGVLENEKKELELRLFDLDAKSYPLSSSKDVRMLQKQIAELESSVADSDKERIKGLDECRLRDRSIRHLEARVRKFDEEKQNLSASISHLEDRNSLLYNQLEDTKASETHYKLALQRAEHEVQEERENLANLERDLEKYRLILEGQRARRLDSRLSMRSSTKSPSMH, from the coding sequence ATGTCGTATTTATCAAGAGATGATTCCGGCTATGCAAAGCACTCTATCGAAAACATTGTGAATGGAAAAACAGTTGAGAACGCCGCAAGAAAGGCGTCCTTTGATGAACGAACCTGGGTTTGGATATCTGACCCTGAGGATGTCTACTTAAGGGCATGGATCGAAGAAAAACTGAATTCAAACTCCCAATACAAAGTTCGATTAGAGAAAGATGGAAGCGAACGAATTGTAGATTCAAAGAGTACGGGAGAAGTGAACCCTCCGAAGTTTGACATGGTAAACGATATGGCCGAGTTAACATGTCTCAATGAACCTTCAGTTATTCACAACCTAATTCAACGGTACGAACGAGACTTAATTTACACATACTCTGGTCTTTTCTTAGTAGCCGTGAATCCATATCGGTCATTACCCATTTACGGCGATGATATAGTTAAGAAGTATCATGCAAAACAATTTCCTGAAGTCAAACCACACATCTTTCGTGTAGCAGATATTGCTTATAGGAATCTGCTGGAGAGGGAGCAAGATCAATCAATTTTGGTAACTGGTGAATCAGGTGCTGGTAAGACCGAAACCACAAAGAAAGTTATTCAATATCTTACTGCAATTACTGGTACTTCTAGCAATGATTCTCAActtttagaaaacaaaattttagATACCAATCCCGTTTTGGAAGCATTTGGTAATGCCCAAACTGTGCGAAACAATAACTCCTCTCGCTTTGGAAAGTTTATACGAATTGAGTTTTCTATAGATGGTAGCATAGTTGGTGCTAACTTGGACTGGTACTTGCTTGAGAAATCTCGAGTTACTAATCCATCTCCTAACGAACGAAATTATCACATTTTTTATCAATTATTGCGTGGTAGTGATGATAATTTACTACGagaattttttcttgaacgTTCCGTTGACAAGTACACctatttgaaaaattgtGCGAAATTTGTTTCAGGAGTGGATGATGCTTCGGAATTCCGTCAAGTCTGTGCCGGACTTACTACACTTGGATTTAGTGCCGAAGACACAAAGCAGCTTTATACTGCAATCGCTGCTGTCTTACATCTGGGAAATATAGAGGTTGCCTCTGATCGTGCTGGCCAGGCACGGTTCCCATCTTTGACACACATTGATCAGCTCTGTCATCTGTTAGGTATACCACCTGAAGCTTTTATAAATGCAGTTTTGcatccaaaaacaaaggcaGGGAGAGAATGGATTGTTAATGCACGTACAAAGGAGCAGGTTCTACATACTCTTCAATCACTCGCAAAGAGTTtgtatgaaagaaattttgcATTCTTAGTTGATAAGCTAAATCGGACAATGTATCAGACTCAGAATGATAACAAGTACTTTATAGGCGTCTTAGATATTGCGGGATTCGAAATCTTTGCGCACAATAGCTTTGAGCAACTCTGTATTAATTACACGAACGAAAAGCTTCAACAGTTTTTTAATCATTACATGTTCATTCTGGAGCAAGAAGAATAttctcaagaaaaaattgagtGGGATTTCGTTGATTATGGTAATGACTTGCAGCCAACCATAGATGTAATCGAAAAGTCAGAACCGATTGGCATCCTTTCTTGCTTAGACGAAGATTGTGTTATGCCAATGACAACAGACAATACCTTTACGGAGAAGCtacatttgcttttgaaaggaaagtCTGACATTTACCATCCTAAAAGGTTCTCGTCAGAAGGATTTGTTTTGCGACATTATGCCGGTAATGTTGTTTATTCTACCGAAGGATGgttggaaaagaataaagatCCTCTTAACTCTAACCTCGCAAATTTAATATCCCAATCTTCAAATATGCATATATCTTCCCTTTTTTCTGATTACTCTTCTGGGAACACTTTGAATGGTGATcattatgaaaagaagggTATTTTCCGTACCGTTTCTCAAAGACACAGACGACATCTTAATACTCTAATGAAGCAACTAGAAGCTACACAACCGCATTTCGTCCGTTGTATTATTCCAAATAGCATAAAGAAGCCTAAATTTATTGAGAAAGGACTAGTTTTAAACCAGCTACGATGTAATGGTGTTTTGGAAGGAATTCGAATTGCCCAGACTGGGTTTCCTAACAAGCTGTTGTACACAGAGTTTCGATCTAGATACGGGATTCTATCAAATACACTAGAAAGGGGTTATgtagaagcaaaaaaggCTACTGTGGCTATTATAAAGGAGTTGGATTTATCTAGAAGCGTCTATAGACTAGGTAAAACCAAAGTTTTTTTCAAGGCTAATGTGCTTGGGTTTCTCGAAGATCGAAGAAATGCGATGCTGcgaaatatttttaaagccttttcttctacaaTAAGGGGATTTCTTGTACGACGTCGCCTTTATCGGTTAAACCATCGCCAGGACGCTGCTATTGTTTTACAGCATAACTTAAGAGAATTGAATGTTTTAGGGAAGCACCCTTGGTggcatttatttttaaaattgaaaCCTTTATTGGGGACAACTCAAACCGATGAATATCTACGTCGTAAAGATGCACTCATCAATAACCTTAGAATTCAATTAGAAAAAGCAGAATTGGTTTCTGTTGAACTAGAGGCTAATCGTCAGCAAATTTCAAGCATTTCGAAGGAGCTGAGTGAGGAACAGGCGgtttcgaaagaaaaagagattcTAGTTGAGCGAGCCAATTCTAGAGTTGAAGTTATAAATGAGCGACTTTCCGATTTGGTAGAACAATTGCACATAAGTCATGATAAATATACTTCATTGtacaatgaaaagaaggagaCTGACGAGCAATTTGAGAAATCCAAATCCTTAACGAATCATCTTCAAGGATTAATTTCGACTTTGCAAGAAAAGTTGGATTCTTCTGTTGCAGCAAatgaagaaacgaaaagaaaatacaaagagATGGAATCATCTCATATTAATTTACAGGCAGATTATGAGCACTATGCACAGCTGTTAGATTCTCAACGAAGTACTTTAGCGGAAGAGCAAACGAAACTTGACAGGttaaaacaaagtaaaaacAAGCTAGAGgaagaaattctttttaaaggCAATTTACACAAAGCAGAAGTGGACGAATATAAGTCTGAAAACTCTAGTCTGAAAAACCAATGCAATATCTATGAATCTCAAATTGCTAGCCTGGTATCTGATTATTCTAGGACTGAATCCGagttgaataaaaaagaatctgAAATCTTAATGTTTCAAACGGAACTTGCTGAATACAGAGATCAACTCGCTagttctttaaaaaaacgTGCTTCAGATGCTCTCGGAGAGGAGGAGGCATTGTCCCTTGACAGTCAAGAAAGTACATattcgtcttcttcaactaCTCTTTCGATTTTAAAAGATGTTCAAGAATTAAAGACGTTGCATTCTAAAGAAGCAGTACAACTTTCTGGTAGGATAAAAGATGTTACTCAACTGCTCGAGCAGAGCATGGCTACCGAAGATAAGCTGCgcttaaaaaataatgagCTGTCAGATATTGTTGAAGCTTTGAAATATCAAATGCAAGAACAGGACAGGGAGATTCTTGAAGCAAATGCTGCTAATGtgaatcttcaaaagaccAATGATGTCTTGGAAAAAAATGCAACAGACTTTATTGACTTGCAAAGTGTAAAAACGCGCTATGAATGTAAAGTATCGGAATTATTCTCGCAGTTACataaagaacgaaaaaGGGCTGAACAACTAAAGACGAAGCTTGAATCTTTCGGtaataatgaaaaggaaaattatCATCACGggatttcaaaagaaaacgaaccAATGAAAGGTacaagaaaggaaagtCTTCGAAGGATTACTGATTTACTTTCTTCAGCAATgaattcttcaacttttgaaaagtacCATCTGGAAATGCTTCTTAATGCATTACAGCAACAAATTTCAGAGTTTGACTTAAGTCTTCCTCAAAAAAGCCTGCTTTCTTCTAATTTAGaatctttaaaaagaagatcGTCAGTAGGAAGGAACATTGAACCTGCTTTGTCGCCTTCTAAGACCAACAATGGCGATTCCTCAAACTTGACGAAAATGCTTCAAGGTTCTCCTAGCAAGCGCTCTGGAAAAATGGAGGCCCTTATACGAAACTTTGATCAGAATAAtacttcctttttatttgaacCTAATAAAGAAGAGGGAAACCAGAAATCTATGAATCTTCGCTCAGAAATTATGAAACTGAATTTTAATttagaagaagcaaaacgaAATGGAATTTTAGATTCTAGCACCGTTGATAGTGGTGTTACTGCCGCAATGCAGTCTTTattggaagaaaatcaagcGCTGAAAGCTACGGCGACGACGAATGTAAGCATTGAAAGTTCACCTGGCGAGCAAGAACAATTATTAAATGAAGTTCCCGCTCGATTACAAGGTGATTTAAGGAGGCACTTTGATCAGCTGCGCCAATCCAAAGAGACATTGTTAAAACTGCACAACATTACTGAGGACAAGCTACATTCGGCTGATCTAGCACttaaagaaacaacaaaagaaagagacCATTTGCTGCGTAACTTCTCTACACCGACCAAACCTTCCTTTATTGTCAACGATGAAACAGAAGATCTTGGGTTTGACAGCTCAGATGGCCTTGATGAACAGAAGCTAGAAGAAGTTAATCTTTTACGGATGAGAAAATTGGAAAGCGCTCTTTCGAAATATAGGAATCGTCTCGGTGAGTTTCAGTTGCGCCATGAAAACTCTGAGTCATCTATCCACAAACTAGAACGTGCTAAGATGGGTCTCTCGAATAAATTAGCGGAAAGAGAAACCTACATAGCTGAACTGCTTGGCACTCGAAAGAAGATGGAGATGGCGCTATTGGAGTCAAATGCCAAGCAAAAAGAGTTTGAAATACTCtattatgaaagaaataatgATTTGTTGGAAATAAGGCAACACAGAGAAAAGttgatgaaacaaattgacGAATTTAACGCAGTACGTGTTCAAGATCTAGAAGAGCGTGAACGGAAAGACGAATTATTATTCCAGCGTTACCAAAAGGAGCTCAACGGATTTAAGGTACAGCTAGAAGAAGAACGAGAGAAAAATTTGCGGATACGGCAAAACAACCGACATGTGCATTTAGAAGTCGGAGAGTTAAGAACGAAGGTTGATGGACTAATTCTGGAAAAAACAGGTTTAGTGAAAGAAACTTCACGTTTACAATCCGAAATGCAATCGATGTATAAGGTAAAGAACAATTCTTCGGCGGCACATCGAACAGCGCAATCACAATTGCTTAATCTGACGTCGCAACTGCAAGAAATTCGAGAAGTGAATGAGCACCTTCGTTCCgaacaaaacaatttgcTTAATGAAAAACGTAGTCTTGAACAGAAAGTGCAGGAAGTGACAAGTCAATTGAACAATTCTAAATTCTCCGAATACTCCCCAGAACTAGCTGATACTGAGAAGGAAATGGCTGATTTGCGGGCAAGCATGGAGCAGAAAGATGAACTGTTAACGTCACTAGTAGACAGAATGAAGCAAATGGAGTTCTTTGCCTCTgaaactcaaaaagatAGCAACCAACACCGtgaagaaaatttgaatCTACATCGGCAAACTGGAgttttagaaaatgaaaagaaagagctgGAGCTCCGATTATTTGATTTGGATGCTAAGAGCTACCCATTGAGTTCATCGAAAGATGTTCGaatgcttcaaaaacaaattgcaGAATTAGAGAGCTCTGTTGCGGACTCGGACAAGGAACGCATTAAGGGACTCGATGAATGCAGGCTCCGAGATCGTAGTATTCGTCATCTAGAAGCTCGTGTTCGAAagtttgatgaagaaaagcaaaatctGTCGGCATCCATTTCTCATCTGGAAGATCGGAATAGTCTTTTGTATAATCAACTAGAAGATACAAAAGCATCTGAAACGCATTACAAATTAGCTTTGCAAAGAGCAGAGCACGAGGTTCAAGAGGAACGAGAAAACCTTGCGAATCTGGAACGAGACCTAGAAAAATATCGACTCATACTTGAAGGTCAACGAGCTAGGCGTTTAGACAGTCGATTGTCAATGCGTTCTAGTACAAAGTCTCCGTCAATGCATTGA
- a CDS encoding esterase/lipase, implicated in fatty acid biosynthetic process, producing the protein MFKSEQLFLESLNDGVLKAFQYCFRFLRHGQKKTFMLGLSTSIIKEFLVDSRNYPVETVQKLCSSNMADELKYKIRPVHIDVQAEDESASYIRSYLGKEGLKSFGGSHWWLYRNSPLKAWWFKKKQPTQHLSRDEKIIFYVHGGAHYLSTVRTNAYHIQKHTSALGVRTFAPEIRLAPQFPAPCSLHDILSSYLYLIRKHDPKNIIFIGDSSGASLILSLLILMRDCNIPLPAGTVLNSPWVDLTHSLPSIVDDYSTDYIPPEGFHHRASRYWPVANVDTLFASTTSSMKNLSKEELCKIISERMQHQVEKIKSVIPAFRKLGKENGRMSYRDAQDRLDPNFFYTFPFQVQFYAPNHLLTHPLVSPLFTENLGGLPPTLVLGGASERLRDEIVYIAHRMAKDVYNGEKTKVQLELYDSCCHVVTALPFVSEAHIMARRIANFSYWCLKREDNSFVSRNKHITGELPSSLDEMVRLRISRDGKERPMESESEMPSLRISREVLGTIQIEALCRWIDVDFEILSKDGAKAAKLFGEFKHAEIHGYLEKPEYFIQEGENPPISAVVANSKIHPQDSSKGSFFESCL; encoded by the coding sequence atgtttaAAAGTGAACAGCTTTTTTTAGAATCCCTGAATGATGGAGTACTGAAGGCTTTTCAATATTGTTTTCGGTTCTTAAGACATGGacagaaaaaaacttttatgCTCGGTTTATCCACTTCTATTATTAAAGAGTTTCTAGTTGATTCTAGGAATTACCCTGTGGAAACTGTACAAAAGCTTTGCTCCTCGAATATGGCGGACGAGctaaaatacaaaattcGACCTGTGCATATAGACGTCCAAGCAGAAGACGAGTCGGCAAGCTATATTAGAAGTTATCtaggaaaagaaggattgaAATCGTTTGGAGGTTCTCACTGGTGGCTATATCGTAACAGCCCATTGAAAGCATGGtggtttaaaaaaaaacaaccaaCGCAACATCTGTCCAGAGATgagaaaataattttttacGTACATGGTGGTGCCCATTACTTGAGCACGGTACGAACGAATGCTTATCACATTCAAAAGCACACTTCTGCCCTTGGAGTCCGAACATTTGCTCCTGAGATACGTTTGGCACCTCAATTTCCAGCTCCCTGCTCATTACATGATATCCTATCTAGCTATTTATATCTAATACGAAAGCATGACCCAAAAAACATTATATTTATTGGAGATTCCTCTGGTGCCAGCCttattctttctcttttgattttaatgCGAGATTGCAACATCCCTTTACCTGCTGGGACTGTCTTGAATTCTCCATGGGTTGATTTAACCCATAGCCTTCCTTCGATAGTTGATGATTATTCCACTGACTACATACCCCCGGAAGGATTCCATCATCGTGCAAGTAGATACTGGCCTGTTGCAAACGTGGATACATTATTTGCTAGCACAACATCGTCCATGAAGAACTTatcaaaggaagaattatGTAAAATAATATCTGAAAGAATGCAGCATCAAGTAGAGAAAATAAAGTCTGTTATTCCTGCATTTCGAAAGCTAGGCAAGGAAAACGGACGGATGTCCTACAGAGATGCACAGGATCGTTTGgatccaaattttttctacaCATTTCCCTTTCAAGTTCAATTTTACGCTCCTAACCATCTATTAACCCATCCTTTGGTTAGTCCTTTGTTTACGGAAAACTTAGGCGGTCTTCCTCCAACGTTGGTCTTGGGAGGCGCTTCCGAAAGACTTCGAGATgaaattgtttatattgCACATAGGATGGCAAAAGATGTGTATAATGGggaaaagacaaaagttCAATTAGAGCTGTACGACTCTTGCTGTCATGTGGTAACTGCTTTACCCTTTGTCAGTGAAGCCCACATCATGGCTCGACGTATAGccaatttttcttattgGTGTTTAAAGCGAGAAGACAACAGCTTCGTTTCTCGCAATAAACACATTACCGGCGaacttccttcttcattaGATGAGATGGTCCGTCTTCGAATTTCGCGCGACGGAAAGGAGCGGCCAATGGAGTCAGAATCTGAAATGCCAAGCCTTCGAATTTCAAGGGAAGTACTTGGTACAATACAAATAGAAGCTTTATGCAGATGGATAGATgttgattttgaaattttatCTAAGGATGGTGCGAAAGCTGCGAAGCTTTTTGGTGAATTTAAGCATGCTGAAATTCATGGCTACCTAGAAAAGCCGGAATATTTTATCCAGGAAGGTGAGAATCCCCCGATATCTGCGGTGGTAGCGAATTCTAAAATACACCCTCAAGACTCTAGCAAAGGAAGTTTCTTCGAGAGCTGTTTATAG
- the isp6 gene encoding vacuolar serine protease Isp6: protein MKVFGSGFFSALAGLSLMASSAMAAPVIHSNDLENIHAGIRPEVADFIKSDSNIVHEKPKSKPKHHAATAYNGANSAPLLSATNADTAGLESHYIIILDSSISQQDLYEHTSWVGEVHQENIMQANTFYGPEDSNYMFGLKHIYDFGESAFKGYAGQFSADVVEQIRLHPHVIAVERDQVVTIKDKSTQSGAPWGLSRVSHRAHLTSETNGKYVYDSSAGDGATAYVVDTGVNIHHVEFEGRAKWGKTIPTNDADEDGNGHGTHVAGTIASRAYGVAKKAQIVAVKVLRSNGSGSMSDVISGVEWTVKDHQSKNSKKTAVANMSLGGGSSFVLDFAVDSAVKKGILYAVAAGNEFDDACYSSPAASKLAITVAASNVNDQLAYFSNYGKCVDIIAPGVNILSTWIGSNNRNTNTISGTSMATPHVAGLAAYYLGLHPDSSSTDVKDALVKQATKNAINLAGVQDTPNLLGYNGA from the coding sequence ATGAAGGTATTTGGTTCAGGATTTTTTTCTGCTCTTGCAGGGCTCAGTTTGATGGCTTCTTCCGCCATGGCTGCTCCTGTAATCCATTCGAATGATTTGGAGAACATCCATGCCGGTATTCGTCCAGAAGTTGCTGACTTTATCAAGAGCGATAGCAACATCGTTCACGAAAAGCCCAAGTCCAAGCCCAAGCATCATGCTGCTACCGCGTACAATGGAGCCAATTCTGCTCCTCTGTTGTCTGCAACCAACGCCGACACTGCTGGTTTAGAGTCTCACTACATCATCATTTTGGACTCTTCTATCAGCCAACAAGACTTGTACGAGCATACTTCTTGGGTGGGAGAAGTTCACCAAGAGAATATCATGCAAGCCAACACCTTTTATGGCCCTGAAGATAGCAACTACATGTTTGGTTTGAAGCACATCTACGACTTTGGCGAAAGTGCTTTCAAGGGTTACGCTGGTCAATTCAGCGCTGATGTCGTTGAACAAATTCGTCTTCATCCTCATGTTATTGCTGTCGAACGCGACCAAGTTGTTACCATCAAGGACAAGTCCACTCAATCCGGTGCTCCCTGGGGTCTTTCTCGTGTCTCCCACCGCGCCCACTTGACTTCCGAGACCAACGGTAAGTATGTCTACGACAGCTCTGCTGGTGATGGTGCTACTGCTTATGTTGTCGACACTGGTGTCAACATTCACCACGTTGAATTCGAGGGCCGTGCTAAATGGGGTAAGACCATTCCTACCAACGATGCTGACGAGGATGGTAATGGTCACGGTACTCACGTTGCTGGTACCATTGCTAGCCGTGCTTATGGTGTCGCAAAGAAGGCCCAGATTGTCGCTGTCAAGGTTCTCCGTTCCAACGGTTCCGGTAGTATGTCTGACGTTATTTCTGGTGTTGAATGGACTGTCAAGGACCACCAATCCAAGAATAGCAAGAAGACTGCCGTTGCTAACATGTCTCTTGGTGGTGGCAGCAGCTTTGTTTTGGACTTTGCCGTCGACTCTGCCGTCAAGAAGGGTATTTTGTATGCCGTTGCTGCTGGTAACGAATTCGATGATGCTTGCTACTCTTCTCCCGCTGCTTCCAAGTTGGCCATCACCGTTGCTGCTTCTAATGTCAATGACCAACTTGCCTACTTCTCGAACTATGGTAAGTGCGTCGACATTATTGCTCCTGGTGTCAACATCTTGTCTACTTGGATTGGTTCCAACAACCGTAACACCAACACTATCTCTGGTACTTCCATGGCAACTCCTCACGTTGCTGGTTTGGCTGCTTACTACCTTGGATTGCACCCCGATTCTAGCTCCACTGACGTTAAGGATGCTCTTGTTAAACAAGCTACCAAGAATGCCATTAACCTCGCTGGTGTTCAAGACACTCCCAACCTCCTTGGTTACAATGGTGCTTAA